A window of Haloarchaeobius litoreus contains these coding sequences:
- the pheA gene encoding prephenate dehydratase, producing the protein MTVVTLGPAGTYSHRAASAVADGVEFRESVTSIVEAVADGDAERGVVPIENSIEGSVTETLDALAEFDVAVTQEVVTPIRHALLAQGEVFDTVASHPQALAQCRGFLDEHYPDADREAVASTARGVERAREDATVAAIAHPGTADDTVSLLAEDIQDRTSNATRFFVVAPPEDRSDAGGKTTLVVYPGANYPGLLLELLQPFADRDINLSRLESRPSGERLGDYAFHVDVDAGLFEERTQAALEDVRELASAGWVRVLGSYDVEHVLD; encoded by the coding sequence ATGACAGTCGTCACGCTCGGGCCCGCCGGGACGTACTCGCACCGCGCCGCCAGCGCCGTCGCCGACGGGGTCGAGTTCCGCGAGTCCGTGACGAGCATCGTCGAGGCCGTCGCCGACGGTGACGCCGAGCGCGGCGTCGTCCCCATCGAGAACAGCATCGAGGGCAGCGTGACGGAGACGCTGGACGCACTCGCCGAGTTCGACGTGGCCGTCACGCAGGAGGTCGTGACGCCCATCCGCCATGCGCTGCTCGCCCAGGGCGAGGTGTTCGACACCGTCGCGAGCCACCCGCAGGCGCTCGCGCAGTGCCGGGGCTTCCTCGACGAACACTACCCCGACGCCGACCGCGAGGCCGTCGCCAGCACCGCCCGCGGGGTCGAACGGGCCCGCGAGGATGCCACCGTCGCGGCCATCGCCCACCCCGGCACCGCCGACGACACCGTCTCGCTGCTCGCCGAGGACATCCAGGACCGCACGTCGAACGCGACCCGGTTCTTCGTCGTCGCGCCGCCGGAGGACCGCTCGGACGCCGGCGGGAAGACCACGCTCGTCGTCTACCCCGGCGCGAACTACCCCGGACTCCTGCTCGAACTCCTCCAGCCGTTCGCCGACCGGGACATCAACCTCTCCCGGCTCGAATCCCGGCCGTCGGGCGAGCGCCTCGGCGACTACGCCTTCCACGTCGACGTCGACGCCGGCCTGTTCGAGGAGCGCACGCAGGCCGCGCTGGAGGATGTTCGGGAGCTCGCGAGTGCGGGCTGGGTGCGCGTGCTCGGGTCGTACGACGTCGAGCACGTGCTGGACTGA
- the lpdA gene encoding dihydrolipoyl dehydrogenase — protein MVVGDVTTGTDVLVIGAGPGGYVAAIRAGQLDLDVTLVERDAYGGACLNRGCIPSKALITGSKLAHDAGNAEDLGIHANPAVDLSQMMNWKDGIVDGLTGGVEKLCKANGVNLVEGTAEFSGENSVRVVHGGEGQGSESIDFEHCIIATGSRPIQVPGFEFDGEHVISAEGALDLQTVPDELVVVGAGYIGMELAGVYARLGTDVTVIEMLDDVLPPYEDDVSRVVRKHAEELGVEFHFGYTAEDWEESGDGVVVTATPAAADGGEAAEAEEDDERETLELSADKVLVAVGRQPVTDTMSLEAAGIETDERGFIQTDDRARTEKEHIFAVGDVAGEPMLAHKASTEGQVAAEVIAGEPSAIDYQAMPAAVFTSPEIGTVGLTADEAEEQGFEPVIGKFPFNASGRAMTANETDGFVRIVADEPSGFVLGAQIVGPEASELIAELALAIEMGATLEDVASTVHTHPTLAESTMEAAENALGHAIHTLNR, from the coding sequence ATGGTCGTCGGAGACGTCACTACTGGCACGGACGTACTGGTCATCGGCGCGGGTCCGGGGGGCTACGTGGCCGCCATCCGCGCCGGACAGCTCGACCTCGACGTGACGCTCGTCGAGCGCGACGCCTACGGCGGGGCCTGCCTCAACCGGGGCTGCATCCCGTCGAAGGCGCTCATCACTGGCTCGAAGCTCGCCCACGACGCGGGCAACGCGGAGGACCTCGGCATCCACGCGAACCCCGCCGTGGACCTCTCGCAGATGATGAACTGGAAGGACGGAATCGTCGACGGGCTGACCGGCGGCGTCGAGAAGCTCTGCAAGGCCAACGGCGTCAACCTGGTCGAGGGCACCGCGGAGTTCTCGGGCGAGAACTCGGTCCGCGTCGTCCACGGCGGCGAGGGCCAGGGCAGCGAGTCCATCGACTTCGAGCACTGTATCATCGCCACCGGCTCGCGGCCCATCCAGGTGCCCGGCTTCGAGTTCGACGGCGAGCACGTCATCTCCGCCGAGGGCGCGCTCGACCTCCAGACCGTTCCGGACGAGCTGGTCGTCGTCGGCGCGGGCTACATCGGCATGGAGCTCGCCGGGGTCTACGCCCGTCTCGGCACCGACGTGACCGTCATCGAGATGCTCGACGACGTGCTGCCACCGTACGAGGACGACGTGAGCCGCGTCGTCCGCAAGCACGCCGAGGAGCTCGGCGTCGAGTTCCACTTCGGCTACACCGCCGAGGACTGGGAGGAATCGGGCGACGGGGTCGTCGTCACCGCCACGCCCGCCGCCGCCGACGGTGGCGAGGCCGCCGAGGCCGAGGAGGACGACGAACGGGAGACCCTCGAACTCTCGGCCGACAAGGTGCTCGTCGCAGTCGGCCGCCAGCCGGTCACCGACACGATGAGCCTCGAAGCGGCCGGCATCGAGACGGACGAGCGCGGCTTCATCCAGACGGACGACCGCGCCCGCACCGAGAAGGAGCACATCTTCGCGGTCGGCGACGTGGCCGGCGAGCCGATGCTCGCGCACAAGGCCAGCACGGAGGGGCAGGTCGCCGCCGAGGTCATCGCCGGCGAGCCCTCGGCCATCGACTACCAGGCGATGCCCGCAGCCGTGTTCACCTCGCCCGAGATCGGCACCGTCGGCCTGACCGCCGACGAGGCCGAAGAGCAGGGCTTCGAACCCGTCATCGGCAAGTTCCCGTTCAACGCCAGCGGTCGTGCGATGACCGCGAACGAGACCGACGGCTTCGTCCGCATCGTCGCCGACGAGCCCAGCGGCTTCGTGCTGGGCGCACAGATCGTCGGCCCGGAGGCCAGCGAACTGATCGCCGAGCTCGCCCTCGCCATCGAGATGGGTGCGACGCTCGAAGACGTCGCCTCGACGGTGCACACGCACCCGACGCTCGCCGAGTCGACGATGGAGGCCGCCGAGAACGCGCTTGGCCACGCCATCCACACGCTGAACCGCTGA
- a CDS encoding DUF7837 family putative zinc-binding protein, translating to MGGSDSTALRRFLGRCPDCEVSIPSGRLLAVYEPPDGWPQLLAECPDCEVVVHPA from the coding sequence ATGGGAGGGAGCGACAGTACGGCGTTACGGCGGTTCCTCGGACGCTGTCCGGACTGCGAGGTGTCGATTCCGTCCGGACGACTGCTCGCGGTGTACGAGCCCCCCGACGGCTGGCCGCAGCTCCTCGCGGAGTGTCCCGACTGCGAGGTCGTCGTGCATCCGGCCTAG
- a CDS encoding 2-oxo acid dehydrogenase subunit E2, producing MPKEFKLPDVGEGVAEGELLEWLVEPGDTVTEDQPVAKVETDKAAVDVPSPYNGTVKELLVEAGEMVPVGDVIMVYNVEGEDDLDDTTPSGGSEESAEADAGGAEAAADAEPAGDTEEVETPSGRVFAPPSARKLARELGVDIGAVEGTGPSGRVTDQDVRAHAEGGDEAEPEPATAEGGDDGAAASESADTGAAGGQASASATTAAPQQVEAANREQTLAAPATRKLAEEEGVDLNAVPTDETKDGEAFVTPEAVREYAEAQRQAQEADAQAMAAGEPMGEPQQRETRESFRGVRQTIADAMAESKYTAPHVTHHDEVDVTALVEAREELKPHAAEKDIKLTYMPFVMKACVAALKEFPIVNSSLDEENEEIVKKHYYNIGVATATDVGLMVPVVKQADRKGLLQLSSEMNELVSKARERSIALEEMRGGTFTITNIGGIGGEYATPIINYPETAILALGEIKKKPRVVTDDDGEDSIEIRHVLTLSLSFDHRIIDGAEGAQFTNEVMKYLENPQLLLLE from the coding sequence ATGCCCAAGGAATTCAAGCTTCCCGACGTGGGCGAGGGCGTCGCCGAGGGCGAGCTGCTCGAGTGGCTCGTCGAGCCCGGCGACACCGTCACCGAGGACCAGCCGGTCGCGAAGGTCGAGACGGACAAGGCCGCGGTCGACGTCCCCTCGCCGTACAACGGCACGGTGAAGGAACTGCTCGTCGAGGCGGGCGAGATGGTGCCCGTCGGCGACGTCATCATGGTGTACAACGTCGAGGGCGAGGACGACCTCGACGACACGACGCCGTCCGGCGGGAGCGAGGAGTCCGCTGAGGCCGACGCCGGCGGTGCCGAGGCAGCGGCCGACGCCGAACCCGCCGGCGACACCGAGGAGGTCGAGACCCCCTCGGGTCGCGTGTTCGCCCCGCCGAGCGCCCGGAAGCTCGCCCGCGAACTCGGCGTCGACATCGGCGCGGTCGAGGGGACCGGCCCCTCGGGCCGCGTCACCGACCAGGACGTGCGCGCCCACGCCGAGGGCGGCGACGAGGCCGAGCCCGAACCGGCGACCGCCGAAGGTGGCGACGACGGTGCCGCCGCGAGCGAGTCCGCCGACACGGGCGCTGCCGGCGGGCAGGCGTCCGCGAGCGCCACGACGGCCGCGCCGCAGCAGGTCGAGGCCGCGAACCGCGAGCAGACGCTGGCCGCGCCGGCGACCCGGAAGCTCGCCGAGGAGGAGGGCGTCGACCTGAACGCCGTCCCGACGGACGAGACGAAAGACGGCGAGGCGTTCGTCACGCCGGAGGCCGTCCGCGAGTACGCCGAGGCACAGCGCCAGGCCCAGGAGGCCGACGCGCAGGCGATGGCCGCCGGCGAGCCGATGGGCGAGCCCCAGCAGCGCGAGACGCGCGAATCGTTCCGTGGCGTCCGCCAGACCATCGCCGACGCGATGGCGGAGTCGAAGTACACCGCCCCGCACGTCACCCACCACGACGAGGTGGACGTGACCGCGCTCGTCGAGGCCCGCGAGGAGCTCAAGCCCCACGCCGCCGAGAAGGACATCAAGCTGACCTACATGCCGTTCGTGATGAAGGCGTGTGTGGCGGCGCTGAAGGAGTTCCCCATCGTCAACTCCTCGCTCGACGAGGAGAACGAGGAGATCGTCAAGAAGCACTACTACAACATCGGCGTCGCCACCGCGACCGACGTGGGCCTGATGGTCCCCGTCGTCAAGCAGGCCGACAGGAAGGGCCTGCTCCAGCTCTCCTCCGAGATGAACGAGCTCGTCTCGAAGGCCCGGGAGCGCTCGATCGCGCTGGAGGAGATGCGCGGCGGCACGTTCACCATCACGAACATCGGCGGCATCGGCGGCGAGTACGCCACGCCGATCATCAACTACCCCGAGACCGCCATCCTCGCGCTCGGCGAGATCAAGAAGAAGCCCCGCGTCGTCACCGACGACGACGGCGAGGACTCCATCGAGATCCGCCACGTGCTGACGCTGTCGCTCTCGTTCGACCACCGCATCATCGACGGCGCGGAGGGCGCACAGTTCACCAACGAGGTCATGAAGTACCTCGAGAACCCGCAGCTGCTCCTGCTGGAGTAG
- a CDS encoding helix-turn-helix transcriptional regulator: protein MDRDAVDDAVALLQRAPVLAACRDGPADRATIAERASVSRATAYRATNALTERGVLEREAAGYRLTGLGRAVLTHIESFDRGLAGARTLAPVLAHVDAPELVSNTELFTDATVVTVDPSAPYRLDQELAAIVADTEREMVGVTTSFGSPTVMERTYEVIRRGVAVEWVLTPAAFEGVLEQHGEGHDQLMAMDTTATYLIEHPPLDIAIYDDRLVVPGYDGESGAVTAMAWTDDAAAVEWARGVFEACRDRAEPLD from the coding sequence ATGGACCGGGACGCTGTCGACGACGCCGTCGCCCTGTTGCAACGTGCGCCCGTCCTCGCCGCCTGTCGCGACGGTCCCGCGGACCGGGCCACCATCGCCGAGCGTGCGTCGGTCTCGCGGGCGACGGCGTACCGGGCGACGAACGCCCTGACCGAGCGGGGCGTCCTGGAGCGAGAGGCCGCGGGCTACCGGCTCACCGGGCTCGGGCGTGCCGTCCTCACCCACATCGAGTCGTTCGATCGGGGGCTGGCGGGAGCCCGGACGCTGGCACCCGTGCTGGCCCACGTCGACGCACCCGAACTCGTCTCCAACACCGAGCTGTTCACCGACGCGACGGTCGTCACCGTGGACCCGTCCGCACCGTACCGCCTCGACCAGGAGCTCGCGGCCATCGTCGCCGACACCGAGCGGGAGATGGTCGGCGTCACGACCTCCTTCGGGTCGCCGACGGTGATGGAGCGGACGTACGAGGTCATCCGGAGGGGCGTCGCGGTCGAGTGGGTCCTCACGCCGGCGGCGTTCGAGGGCGTCCTCGAACAGCACGGTGAGGGACACGACCAGCTCATGGCGATGGACACGACGGCCACCTACCTCATCGAGCACCCACCGCTCGACATCGCCATCTACGACGACAGGCTCGTGGTTCCCGGCTACGACGGGGAGAGCGGTGCCGTCACGGCGATGGCGTGGACCGACGACGCCGCAGCCGTCGAGTGGGCACGCGGCGTCTTCGAGGCGTGTCGCGACCGGGCAGAGCCGCTCGACTGA